A section of the Ornithinimicrobium sufpigmenti genome encodes:
- a CDS encoding DUF2637 domain-containing protein — MVTAVSGTVFIAAGAFWLSFTALADLAARSGIGAGQAWAWPLIVDGIIVVATVAVVALARHKSAWYPWVLLIGGAAVSVTANAIHAVVAADADVPGVLAAAVAAVPPVVLLAITHLTVILTRPLPTATDPDTDTDTGMVALDRVALVEQPTQPSAPVEAPEPSLLPVPASAEPAADGDSAPVAPPPVVESTRHTRAGVTRSDRRERAAKLREQGWSNKRIARELGVHPSTVGRWFTHAHLPDKQTVEEAKTP, encoded by the coding sequence GTGGTGACGGCGGTGTCCGGGACAGTGTTCATCGCCGCCGGCGCCTTCTGGCTCTCCTTCACCGCGCTGGCAGACCTCGCCGCCAGAAGCGGGATCGGTGCCGGGCAGGCGTGGGCGTGGCCGCTGATCGTGGACGGCATCATCGTCGTGGCCACCGTCGCCGTCGTCGCCCTCGCCCGCCACAAGTCGGCCTGGTATCCGTGGGTGCTGCTGATCGGCGGCGCCGCGGTCTCGGTGACCGCCAACGCCATCCATGCCGTGGTCGCCGCCGATGCTGATGTGCCCGGCGTGCTGGCCGCAGCCGTGGCGGCGGTGCCGCCGGTGGTGCTGCTGGCGATCACCCACCTGACCGTCATCCTCACCCGACCACTCCCAACAGCCACCGACCCCGACACCGACACCGACACGGGCATGGTCGCCCTTGACCGGGTCGCGCTCGTGGAGCAGCCGACGCAGCCGTCCGCGCCCGTCGAAGCGCCGGAACCGAGTCTGCTCCCGGTGCCAGCGTCGGCGGAGCCCGCCGCAGATGGGGACAGCGCGCCAGTTGCCCCGCCGCCGGTGGTCGAAAGTACCCGGCACACGCGGGCCGGCGTCACGCGCTCGGATCGGCGTGAGCGCGCCGCGAAGCTGCGTGAGCAGGGGTGGTCGAACAAGCGCATCGCCCGTGAACTCGGCGTGCACCCGTCCACGGTGGGCCGCTGGTTCACGCACGCGCACCTTCCCGACAAGCAAACCGTCGAGGAGGCGAAGACACCATGA
- a CDS encoding bifunctional DNA primase/polymerase → MMTTHGAVSSVLLRMNAAWPLSAAARELASARVPVFPCAPWGKRPATGHGFHDATTDLDQVEAWWRQSPGANIGVPTGAASGAVVVDVDVHGPVDGRASFDRAARAGLVEGWELLVRTPTGGLHAYYPATPDAEQRSWQAARAGIDFRGDGGYIIVPPSARSIEGTTVSYQIEEVNTGPASTLDAQRLRDFLDPRPISRSRPAGLDRGVDVSRLAAWVAARGEGERNRGLFWAACRLAENGLPASDALDVLTAAAGHAGLAEREITATVRSAYRTVHPTPALLEPSSPARRASFLAADGWFDRNTSTRPSAGPSRARGL, encoded by the coding sequence GTGATGACCACGCACGGTGCCGTCTCCTCGGTCCTGCTGCGGATGAACGCGGCGTGGCCGCTCTCGGCCGCCGCACGAGAGCTCGCGTCCGCGAGAGTACCGGTCTTCCCCTGCGCACCGTGGGGGAAGCGGCCGGCCACCGGACACGGGTTCCACGACGCCACCACGGACCTGGATCAGGTCGAGGCGTGGTGGCGGCAGTCGCCCGGAGCGAACATCGGCGTGCCGACCGGCGCCGCGTCGGGCGCGGTCGTGGTGGACGTGGACGTGCATGGCCCGGTCGATGGGCGCGCCAGTTTCGACCGCGCCGCCCGCGCCGGGCTGGTGGAGGGGTGGGAGCTGCTGGTGCGCACGCCCACGGGCGGACTGCATGCCTACTACCCGGCCACACCCGACGCGGAGCAGCGGTCGTGGCAGGCGGCTCGTGCTGGGATCGACTTTCGTGGCGACGGCGGCTACATCATCGTCCCACCCTCGGCCCGCTCCATCGAGGGCACCACGGTCAGCTACCAGATCGAGGAGGTCAACACCGGCCCCGCCAGCACGCTGGACGCGCAGCGGTTGCGGGACTTCCTCGACCCCCGTCCCATATCCCGATCCAGACCCGCGGGTCTGGATCGTGGTGTCGATGTGTCGCGGCTGGCAGCGTGGGTCGCGGCCCGTGGCGAAGGAGAGCGGAACCGTGGCCTGTTCTGGGCGGCGTGCCGGCTCGCAGAGAACGGGCTCCCGGCGTCGGATGCGCTCGATGTGCTCACCGCAGCCGCCGGGCACGCCGGACTCGCCGAGCGCGAGATCACCGCCACAGTCCGCTCCGCCTACCGCACCGTCCACCCCACACCCGCCCTCCTCGAACCCTCGTCCCCGGCACGGAGGGCCTCGTTTCTGGCCGCGGACGGCTGGTTCGACCGCAACACCAGCACCCGCCCGTCGGCAGGGCCGTCGAGGGCGCGGGGGCTGTGA
- a CDS encoding ArdC-like ssDNA-binding domain-containing protein, producing MATTREQAQAARAAKLDELHERLTGAVEQLVSGEDWARALAFAARFRTRSFSNTLLIWEQHQGAYEAGLVPDPFPSYVAGYRQWQGLGRQVQKGRPGYQILAPVTGRFASSNLTDVESWRRLGKGEKPRAGEVVRTRMVGVRPAYVWDVSQTTGDPIPEPPAPRLLEGEAPAGLWEGLAAQVEASGFSVLRVPHEGMIRGANGLTDYTANTVAVRENMDPAAQVKTLAHELGHVLLHGPDAEEARQHRGIGEVEAESVALMVGAAHGMDTSGYTIPYVSTWAARVDGKEPVEVVKATGERVRKTALAILDQLDTTQVGDGTPPGLDRDATRRDAPAPASPVPEPASPRQATPSLEPAARPVPVSAFEGRGL from the coding sequence ATGGCCACGACACGGGAGCAAGCACAAGCCGCACGGGCGGCGAAGCTCGACGAGCTGCACGAGCGCCTCACCGGCGCGGTCGAACAGCTCGTCTCCGGCGAGGACTGGGCGCGGGCGCTCGCGTTCGCAGCACGGTTCAGGACCAGATCGTTCTCCAACACGCTGCTGATCTGGGAACAGCACCAAGGCGCCTACGAGGCCGGGCTCGTGCCCGACCCGTTCCCGTCCTACGTCGCCGGGTATCGGCAGTGGCAGGGTCTCGGTCGGCAGGTGCAGAAGGGCCGGCCGGGGTATCAGATTCTCGCCCCAGTGACAGGCCGCTTCGCCTCATCGAACCTCACAGATGTGGAGTCGTGGCGGCGGCTGGGCAAGGGTGAGAAGCCGCGTGCCGGTGAGGTCGTGCGAACGCGGATGGTCGGGGTCCGGCCCGCTTACGTGTGGGACGTCTCCCAGACAACCGGTGATCCGATCCCCGAACCGCCCGCGCCGCGGCTGCTGGAGGGCGAAGCGCCGGCCGGGTTGTGGGAGGGCCTGGCGGCGCAGGTCGAGGCGTCCGGCTTCTCGGTGTTGCGGGTGCCGCACGAGGGCATGATCCGCGGCGCCAACGGGCTGACCGACTACACCGCGAACACCGTCGCGGTGCGCGAGAACATGGACCCGGCCGCCCAGGTCAAGACCCTCGCTCACGAACTCGGCCACGTCCTCCTGCATGGTCCCGATGCCGAGGAGGCCCGGCAGCATCGCGGCATCGGCGAGGTCGAAGCCGAGTCCGTGGCCTTGATGGTCGGTGCCGCGCACGGGATGGACACCTCCGGTTACACGATCCCGTACGTCTCCACCTGGGCGGCCCGCGTCGACGGGAAAGAGCCGGTGGAGGTGGTCAAGGCCACCGGGGAGCGGGTCCGCAAGACCGCCCTGGCGATCCTGGACCAGCTCGACACGACCCAGGTCGGTGACGGCACCCCGCCAGGTCTGGACCGGGACGCGACCCGCCGCGACGCACCCGCACCGGCATCGCCGGTGCCGGAGCCGGCTTCGCCGCGGCAGGCGACTCCATCGCTTGAACCGGCCGCCAGACCCGTACCGGTGTCGGCGTTCGAGGGGCGGGGGCTGTGA
- a CDS encoding helix-turn-helix domain-containing protein — MRLIFVRNGSAILLSEFGEKPVTVGDVIVLGSNTLCGSEPEGSITVTTLYLDRDYVIDQVFWQHAALLADRLDAQDFAEELYSEPAQTLHLGEDRSGILMPWLDELVALSLDGPSPDRFYRMQALLFAVLDVVAPHVKTTPARRSPTQHRAAHPSPPRHRRFVPLRQEAREAVELLRADPAGRWKLQGLAEAVHLSPSQLGRVFVDAYGKSPMTYLVTIRAEQLARLLRETDLRIEEAMRRVGWHSRGHAARMFRQAVGVTPTRYRELSRQKTAA, encoded by the coding sequence GTGAGACTCATCTTCGTCCGCAACGGTTCGGCGATTCTGCTGAGCGAGTTCGGCGAGAAGCCAGTCACAGTCGGCGATGTGATCGTGCTCGGCTCGAACACCCTGTGCGGAAGCGAGCCCGAAGGCTCGATCACGGTCACCACGCTCTACCTGGACCGCGACTACGTGATCGATCAGGTGTTCTGGCAGCACGCCGCCCTGCTGGCCGACCGCCTCGATGCGCAGGACTTCGCCGAGGAGCTGTACTCCGAACCCGCGCAGACACTCCACCTCGGCGAGGACCGTTCCGGGATACTCATGCCCTGGCTCGACGAGTTGGTGGCTCTGAGCCTGGACGGGCCGTCACCGGATCGGTTCTACCGGATGCAAGCACTGCTGTTCGCTGTCCTCGACGTGGTCGCGCCCCACGTGAAGACGACGCCGGCGCGCCGATCGCCGACTCAACACCGGGCGGCGCATCCGAGTCCACCGCGCCACCGTAGATTCGTGCCCTTGCGGCAGGAGGCACGAGAGGCCGTCGAGTTGCTGCGTGCCGATCCTGCCGGGCGGTGGAAGCTCCAGGGCCTGGCCGAGGCGGTGCATCTGTCGCCTTCGCAGCTCGGTCGGGTGTTCGTCGACGCTTACGGGAAGTCTCCGATGACGTACCTGGTCACCATCCGCGCTGAGCAGCTCGCCCGGTTGTTGCGTGAGACCGACCTGCGGATCGAGGAGGCGATGCGGCGGGTCGGCTGGCACAGCCGAGGTCACGCCGCTCGGATGTTCCGCCAAGCCGTGGGCGTCACCCCGACGCGCTACCGGGAACTGAGCCGACAGAAGACTGCCGCCTGA
- the rpmF gene encoding 50S ribosomal protein L32, translating to MASSGFRRKSRSRTRSRRSQWKATPPQTTTCPNPACGKPTLPHRACSSCGQYRGRQVLTPQTMQR from the coding sequence ATGGCATCCTCGGGATTCCGGCGGAAGTCACGCTCGCGCACCAGATCACGCCGCTCGCAGTGGAAGGCAACCCCGCCGCAGACCACGACCTGCCCCAACCCTGCGTGCGGAAAGCCCACGCTGCCACACCGGGCGTGCTCTAGCTGCGGCCAATATCGGGGCCGTCAGGTCCTGACGCCGCAGACGATGCAGCGCTGA
- a CDS encoding radical SAM protein yields the protein MVTPSYPTNLAAGIPARRTGSPALPIPPPNSHLERIRRLLDKHGQPDYQFTALLQGLRAGRTARFGDAHHLPRLVRDDLEARLGPMILPATVVSSSEDASVEKVLFSGDKPGYFEAVRSRFRDGWSSICLSSQSGCGLACTFCATGAVGLVRNLDAEEILAQALYAPWQRDRAFPVKSIAFMGMGEPLANPRIFTALDMLTDPQVGGWSPRRITVSTVGFAPRLAQLVAQHPHVTITLSVHSPFPDQRSILIPLQKRFPLEASVDILDRHVAATRRRVFLAYLLIDGVNDSAEHAEHLARLVKHRSRPDLFKVSVIAYNEAAGVTAPYRRPATRTVQEFVACLRSAGVAVSRRQQFGAGIDAACGQLHADYLNARDAPHTPPTPRQAATGGDTP from the coding sequence GTGGTTACTCCCAGCTATCCCACCAATCTCGCTGCCGGCATTCCTGCACGGCGAACGGGAAGCCCGGCCCTGCCGATTCCTCCGCCCAACAGCCATCTAGAGCGCATTCGCCGCCTGCTCGATAAGCATGGTCAGCCCGATTATCAGTTCACCGCGCTGCTCCAAGGCCTCCGCGCAGGCCGGACCGCACGCTTCGGCGACGCCCACCACCTTCCACGGCTCGTACGCGACGACCTCGAAGCACGGCTGGGACCGATGATCCTGCCCGCGACGGTTGTGAGCAGCAGCGAAGACGCATCCGTAGAGAAGGTCCTCTTCTCCGGCGACAAGCCCGGCTATTTCGAGGCAGTGCGCTCACGCTTCCGCGACGGCTGGTCATCGATCTGCCTGTCCTCGCAGTCCGGTTGCGGCCTGGCCTGCACGTTCTGCGCCACCGGTGCGGTCGGGCTCGTCAGGAACCTGGACGCCGAGGAGATTCTGGCGCAGGCCCTCTACGCCCCTTGGCAGCGCGACCGTGCGTTTCCCGTGAAGAGCATTGCCTTCATGGGCATGGGCGAACCCCTCGCCAATCCCCGCATCTTCACGGCACTGGACATGCTGACCGACCCGCAGGTCGGCGGCTGGTCCCCGCGACGGATCACAGTGTCCACGGTCGGATTCGCGCCACGACTGGCCCAACTCGTCGCCCAGCACCCGCACGTCACCATCACTCTCTCGGTCCATTCACCGTTCCCGGACCAGCGCTCCATCCTGATCCCGTTGCAGAAGCGATTCCCGCTCGAGGCAAGCGTGGACATCCTGGACCGCCACGTGGCTGCGACTCGCCGGCGTGTGTTCTTGGCCTACCTGCTGATCGATGGCGTCAACGACAGCGCCGAACACGCAGAACACCTCGCGCGTCTGGTGAAGCACCGATCACGACCGGACCTTTTCAAGGTCAGCGTCATTGCCTACAACGAAGCCGCAGGCGTGACCGCTCCGTACCGGCGTCCAGCCACCCGGACCGTCCAAGAGTTCGTCGCGTGCCTGAGGTCGGCCGGCGTGGCGGTCAGCCGGCGTCAGCAGTTCGGCGCGGGCATCGACGCCGCGTGCGGGCAACTCCACGCCGACTATCTCAACGCCCGCGACGCTCCACATACCCCACCGACCCCACGCCAAGCAGCGACGGGAGGTGACACGCCGTGA
- a CDS encoding Cmx/CmrA family chloramphenicol efflux MFS transporter → MPIVLYILALAVFAQGTSEFVLAGLLPGIAGDLDISLAQAGLLTSAFAVGMALGAPVMAAVGRKLSPRWTMSGFLALFILAHVIGATAESFGLLFATRVVAALANAGFLAVALSTVTHLVPAHSRARALAVILGGTTLALIAGVPAGALVGNALGWRATLWAIALVSVPALIAVLIATPTRAAQTDHAVARRSLTGELRTLRLRPVQLNIVMGVLVNAATFCSFTYLAVIAGTRAGVSEALVPLLLGVFGLGAFCGVTAAGRLADRSWRQVIRVTGPLLVLGWVLLTVMVDSQPVLWVLALLLGALSFALGSTLIGRIMATAGDAPSMSGSFATVAMNLGAVIGPIAGGVAIELVGVRGPLAVSALLVLGAVGLGWAMGRARADRPRTTVPVA, encoded by the coding sequence ATGCCCATTGTGTTGTACATCCTTGCCCTCGCTGTGTTCGCGCAGGGCACCTCTGAGTTCGTCCTGGCCGGTCTGCTGCCCGGCATCGCCGGCGACCTCGATATCTCGCTCGCGCAGGCCGGTCTGCTGACCTCGGCCTTCGCGGTCGGCATGGCGCTGGGAGCGCCTGTCATGGCCGCGGTCGGTCGCAAACTCTCACCGCGCTGGACCATGAGCGGGTTTCTGGCCCTGTTCATCCTCGCGCACGTCATCGGCGCCACGGCGGAGAGCTTCGGGCTCCTGTTCGCCACCCGGGTCGTGGCGGCGCTGGCGAACGCGGGTTTCCTCGCGGTCGCCCTCTCCACGGTCACGCACCTCGTCCCGGCTCACTCCCGTGCCCGTGCGCTGGCGGTGATCCTCGGTGGCACGACGCTGGCCCTGATCGCCGGTGTCCCGGCGGGAGCATTGGTCGGCAACGCCCTGGGCTGGCGGGCCACCTTGTGGGCGATCGCCCTTGTCTCGGTGCCGGCGCTGATCGCGGTGCTCATCGCCACCCCGACACGCGCGGCGCAGACAGACCACGCTGTGGCGCGACGGTCTCTGACCGGTGAGTTGCGGACGTTGCGGCTGCGGCCGGTCCAGCTGAACATCGTCATGGGGGTCCTGGTCAACGCGGCCACGTTCTGTTCCTTCACCTACCTCGCCGTCATCGCCGGCACACGAGCCGGGGTCAGCGAAGCCCTGGTGCCTCTGTTGCTGGGGGTGTTCGGTCTCGGCGCGTTCTGCGGTGTGACTGCGGCAGGTCGGCTCGCGGACCGGAGCTGGCGCCAGGTGATCCGAGTGACCGGCCCGCTGCTGGTGCTCGGCTGGGTGCTGCTGACGGTGATGGTCGATAGCCAGCCGGTGCTGTGGGTGCTGGCGCTGCTCCTCGGGGCGCTCTCCTTCGCGCTGGGCAGCACGCTGATCGGCCGGATCATGGCAACCGCGGGCGACGCGCCGTCCATGAGCGGGTCGTTCGCCACGGTCGCGATGAACCTCGGCGCGGTCATCGGGCCGATCGCCGGCGGGGTGGCCATCGAGCTGGTCGGCGTGCGCGGTCCGCTCGCGGTCAGCGCGCTCCTGGTGCTTGGCGCCGTCGGCCTCGGGTGGGCGATGGGACGCGCCCGTGCAGATCGGCCGCGGACGACAGTGCCCGTGGCCTGA
- a CDS encoding helix-turn-helix domain-containing protein, which translates to MHRPIAPVAYDCVKLIFVRHGSAILLSEFGEKPVTAGDVVALGANTLCGSEPEDSITVTTLYLDRDYVVDQVFWQHAALLADRLDAQDFADELYSEPAQILHLGEDRSGMLMPWLDEMVALSVDGPSPKKFYRLQALLFAVLDVITPYVRTTDARRTPTQRRAMLPGLPLCRHFSPLRTEVRTSVELLRSGPEQRWTLQELAAAVHLSPSQLGRLFVDAYGKTPMTYLSTLRAERLARLLRETDLPVEAAMRQVGWYSRGHAARMFRQAVGVTPNRYRQLSRQRTKP; encoded by the coding sequence ATTCATCGCCCGATCGCTCCGGTCGCGTATGACTGTGTGAAGTTGATCTTCGTTCGGCACGGCTCGGCGATCCTGCTCAGCGAGTTCGGCGAAAAGCCCGTCACGGCTGGTGACGTCGTCGCACTCGGGGCGAACACACTGTGCGGGAGCGAGCCCGAGGACTCGATCACGGTCACCACGTTGTACCTGGACCGCGATTACGTCGTGGACCAGGTGTTCTGGCAGCACGCAGCCCTGCTGGCCGACCGGCTGGATGCTCAAGACTTCGCCGACGAGTTGTACTCCGAACCGGCCCAGATACTCCACCTCGGCGAGGACCGCTCCGGCATGCTGATGCCGTGGCTGGACGAGATGGTCGCGCTCAGCGTCGACGGACCGTCACCGAAGAAGTTCTATCGCCTCCAGGCGCTGCTGTTCGCTGTCCTCGACGTGATCACTCCCTACGTCAGGACCACCGACGCGAGGCGGACGCCGACGCAGCGCAGGGCCATGCTGCCCGGTCTGCCCCTCTGCCGTCACTTCTCACCGCTGCGGACTGAGGTCCGCACATCAGTCGAGCTTCTACGCAGCGGCCCCGAACAGCGGTGGACTCTTCAGGAGCTAGCCGCCGCGGTGCATCTGTCGCCATCACAGCTCGGACGGCTGTTTGTCGATGCTTATGGGAAGACACCGATGACCTACCTGTCGACGCTGCGTGCCGAACGATTGGCCCGGTTGCTGCGCGAGACCGATCTGCCCGTCGAGGCAGCAATGCGTCAGGTCGGCTGGTACAGCCGGGGCCACGCCGCCCGCATGTTCCGCCAGGCAGTCGGTGTGACCCCGAACCGTTATCGGCAACTCAGCCGACAGAGGACAAAGCCCTGA
- a CDS encoding MFS transporter — protein MSEVATRRAGAREWAGLALLALPTVLLGLDVTALYLVLPSMSAALDPSATQTLWIMDAYGFFIAGLLITMGTLGDRIGRRRLLLIGMTAFAIASVFAAFAPSAELLILARALLGIAGATLMPSTLSLISNMFADVRQRAVAIGVWATMFALGMAAGPVVGGALVDAFWWGAAFLLAVPIAIVVLVGAKIVLPEYADPQAGRLDLASVALSLAAILPGIYAVKHAASYGVDASTAILLAVGAAASVLFVRRQRRLASPLLDVTLFTNRAFSAALAVLLIGLIGVGGTMYLVTQYLQLVEGLTPFTAGLWMGPPALAMFAAAIGAPLVARHVRPGLVMSATLGLSVIGYALLATAGTGDTVAVVVGFAFVYLGLGAIAALGTDIVVGAAPAANSGSAAAMSETVQELGIAVGVALLGSLSTALYTARMSAPADTSPEIAESLTGSLSGALSVADQIPAEVVQAAQEAFTTGVNIASAVAGGAIIVATVLCLVALRHVRPLGEDQDVEADRR, from the coding sequence ATGTCAGAGGTTGCAACCCGACGGGCGGGAGCGCGCGAGTGGGCGGGCCTGGCCCTGTTGGCGCTGCCGACCGTGCTACTGGGCCTGGATGTCACTGCGCTGTATCTGGTGCTGCCGAGCATGTCTGCGGCGCTCGACCCCTCGGCCACCCAAACGCTGTGGATCATGGACGCCTACGGCTTCTTCATTGCCGGGCTTCTCATCACCATGGGGACACTGGGCGACCGCATCGGCAGGCGCCGCCTGCTCCTGATCGGCATGACGGCGTTCGCGATCGCGTCGGTCTTCGCGGCGTTTGCTCCCAGCGCCGAGCTGCTGATCCTGGCACGCGCCCTGCTCGGGATCGCCGGCGCCACACTGATGCCCTCGACCCTGTCGCTGATCTCCAACATGTTCGCCGACGTGCGTCAACGCGCGGTCGCGATCGGTGTGTGGGCCACGATGTTCGCCCTGGGGATGGCGGCCGGCCCCGTGGTCGGTGGTGCGCTGGTCGATGCGTTCTGGTGGGGCGCGGCGTTCCTGCTCGCGGTCCCCATCGCGATCGTCGTCCTGGTCGGCGCGAAGATCGTGCTGCCCGAGTACGCCGACCCCCAGGCCGGGCGACTGGACCTGGCCAGTGTCGCCCTGTCCCTGGCCGCGATCCTGCCGGGCATCTACGCCGTCAAGCATGCCGCCTCCTACGGCGTGGATGCGAGCACAGCGATCCTCCTCGCCGTCGGTGCGGCCGCGAGTGTGCTGTTCGTGCGCCGGCAACGACGTCTGGCTTCGCCGTTGTTGGACGTCACGTTGTTCACCAACCGAGCCTTCTCCGCGGCACTGGCCGTACTGCTGATCGGGCTCATCGGGGTGGGCGGCACCATGTATCTGGTCACTCAGTATCTCCAGCTCGTCGAGGGCCTCACCCCTTTCACCGCGGGTCTGTGGATGGGACCCCCGGCCTTGGCCATGTTCGCCGCCGCTATCGGTGCACCCTTGGTTGCCCGGCATGTACGACCGGGCCTAGTGATGTCGGCCACCCTGGGCCTGTCGGTGATCGGCTATGCGCTGCTGGCAACGGCCGGTACCGGCGACACCGTAGCCGTGGTGGTCGGATTCGCGTTCGTCTACCTCGGCCTCGGCGCGATCGCCGCGCTGGGCACCGACATCGTTGTCGGCGCCGCACCGGCGGCGAACTCTGGATCGGCTGCCGCAATGTCCGAGACTGTCCAAGAGCTTGGCATCGCCGTCGGCGTGGCGCTACTCGGTAGCCTCAGCACCGCTCTCTACACCGCCCGCATGAGCGCTCCCGCAGACACCTCACCCGAGATCGCCGAGAGCCTTACCGGCAGCCTCTCGGGTGCACTCTCGGTCGCCGACCAGATCCCAGCCGAGGTCGTGCAAGCGGCGCAGGAAGCGTTCACCACCGGAGTGAACATCGCCTCGGCAGTGGCCGGCGGCGCCATCATCGTAGCGACTGTCCTGTGTCTGGTGGCCCTGCGCCATGTCCGTCCACTCGGTGAAGATCAGGATGTCGAAGCCGACCGTCGGTGA
- a CDS encoding TetR/AcrR family transcriptional regulator, which yields MSDGDEHPIDGRRARGNKRRAEIIDATLAVVTRDGAAGVTHRTVAKQAGITTSLSTYYFATLDDLLVAALSSVADAYTAHIRQIIDAPGDKLHGLAKLIVNSGGPGRERALAERELSTLAARRPALAPVARHWRENVAELASTLTDDPQAIATLVAASDGLCTAILIDNIPADIDYVHRVLSQAIGAPV from the coding sequence GTGAGCGACGGCGATGAACACCCCATCGATGGACGACGTGCCCGGGGCAACAAGCGCCGCGCTGAGATCATCGATGCCACCCTCGCTGTCGTCACCCGTGACGGTGCGGCAGGCGTCACCCACCGGACCGTCGCCAAACAGGCCGGCATCACCACCAGTCTGAGCACTTACTACTTCGCCACCCTCGACGATCTCCTCGTCGCTGCACTGTCCAGCGTGGCCGACGCCTACACAGCGCACATCCGCCAGATCATCGACGCCCCCGGTGACAAGCTGCACGGCCTGGCCAAGCTGATCGTCAACTCTGGCGGCCCAGGGCGCGAACGAGCCTTGGCCGAACGCGAACTATCGACGCTGGCCGCCCGCAGGCCTGCCCTGGCACCGGTAGCCCGGCACTGGCGCGAGAACGTTGCCGAACTCGCCTCGACCCTCACCGACGACCCGCAGGCCATCGCCACGCTCGTCGCCGCCTCCGACGGCCTGTGCACCGCGATCCTCATCGACAACATCCCCGCCGACATCGACTACGTCCACCGCGTTCTTTCACAAGCCATCGGAGCACCGGTGTAA
- a CDS encoding TIR domain-containing protein yields MSYRNKTYVAFASEDIHNYRLMTAWRANKNIEFDFTNAHDIYEARDTSTPETIKRRLRERLNNTKQVVLLGSPAARRKGGDGSSFLAYEVGAIISLGLPVVVANLDGARRGKSGTNVPAPFADKNYFTMSVSFGPTIIKYALDHYVPDFNSSDKTGPHNYNESVYESLGLNK; encoded by the coding sequence ATGAGCTACCGCAACAAGACCTATGTCGCCTTCGCCAGCGAAGACATCCACAACTACCGGCTCATGACGGCCTGGCGAGCGAACAAGAACATCGAATTTGACTTCACTAACGCACACGACATCTACGAGGCGCGTGACACGAGCACGCCTGAGACGATCAAGCGGCGACTGCGGGAGCGTCTGAACAACACGAAGCAGGTCGTGCTACTTGGCAGTCCTGCCGCCCGACGCAAGGGAGGCGACGGCTCCTCGTTCCTCGCCTACGAGGTCGGAGCGATCATCTCCCTTGGCCTTCCTGTCGTCGTCGCTAATCTCGACGGAGCCCGTCGCGGCAAGAGCGGCACCAACGTTCCTGCCCCCTTCGCTGACAAGAACTACTTCACGATGTCCGTGTCGTTCGGGCCGACGATCATCAAGTACGCACTGGACCACTACGTTCCTGACTTCAATAGCTCAGACAAGACCGGCCCACACAATTACAACGAGTCCGTGTACGAGAGTCTGGGGCTGAACAAGTAG
- a CDS encoding macro domain-containing protein — MAGALALFAPDLLNGQWWLLAVAGALAVGWALFSLRQKDPEQRFPSESISIRLVVGDLFEQKASALVGMTTTFDTEPGIIENGSVQGNLLHRIYGGSQTRLDAELASALTGIGPVGTITKPGKEDVYPVGTVAVLNGEGTTRYYCVAYTCMDEHNRAQGTIRGILDSLDSVWDAADRNGNGEPICVPLLGQGQSRIPELTAEVAVRLIAFSFLLRARRGRFSKELRIVVHPNEIGKIDRAEFQAFLRSLVAG; from the coding sequence GTGGCCGGCGCCCTCGCGCTCTTCGCGCCCGATCTTCTGAACGGTCAATGGTGGCTTCTAGCCGTCGCGGGAGCACTTGCCGTGGGGTGGGCGCTGTTCTCCCTGCGACAGAAGGACCCCGAGCAAAGATTTCCCTCGGAGAGCATCAGCATCCGCTTGGTCGTGGGCGACCTGTTCGAGCAGAAGGCGTCAGCCCTCGTCGGGATGACGACTACGTTCGACACAGAGCCAGGCATCATTGAGAACGGCAGCGTTCAAGGCAACCTGCTTCACAGGATCTATGGTGGATCACAGACGCGACTTGATGCTGAACTCGCATCCGCGCTGACGGGTATCGGACCAGTGGGCACTATCACGAAGCCCGGCAAGGAAGATGTCTATCCAGTCGGGACCGTCGCTGTCCTCAACGGAGAGGGCACGACTCGCTACTACTGCGTCGCCTACACCTGCATGGACGAACACAACCGCGCCCAGGGCACGATCCGAGGCATCCTGGACAGCCTCGACAGCGTGTGGGATGCCGCTGATCGCAACGGCAACGGAGAGCCGATCTGCGTGCCGCTGCTTGGCCAGGGGCAGTCCCGTATCCCTGAGCTGACGGCCGAGGTCGCCGTCAGGCTCATCGCGTTCTCGTTCCTCCTTCGCGCCCGGCGCGGACGGTTCTCGAAGGAGTTGCGCATCGTCGTGCATCCGAACGAGATCGGCAAGATCGACCGCGCCGAGTTCCAAGCGTTCCTGCGATCCTTGGTCGCCGGATGA